ATTAATCTCTGGAAAGGTTCTGATTTAAAGACAAAAAGCCCATTTGTGACTAAAGAAGAATTACGATTATTAATTTCAGAAGGAGAAGAGGTCGGGAGTTTAGATGAGGATGAAGAAGAGATGTTAGATGGGGTTTTTAGCTTATCGACGAGGCGGGTAAAAGAGGTAATGACCCCAAGGACTGATATGGTTTGTTTCAATATTGAGGATAATATCTCTGACATATTAAAGGAATTTGAAAAACATCCTCATTCTCGAATACCTGTTTATGATGAAACTATTGATAATATTATTGGCATCATATTTATTAAAGACATCTTTAAGTTTTATGAGAAAGGATTTGAAGAGACATCGGTTATTGAACTTATCCGATTTCCTTATTTTGTGCCAACAAGCAAAAGGATAGATAAGCTCCTGCAAGAATTTCAAGCCAATCATACTCAAATTGCTATTGTTGTCGATGAGTATGGTGGCACCGCAGGTTTGGTGACATTAGAAGATTTATTAGAAGAGATTGTTGGTGAAATTCGGGATGAATATGAGACAAAGGAAATTTTTATCAAGGCATTAGTTGATGGCATCTATCTTGTGGATGCCCGAACCTCTATCGAAATGTTAAATGAAGAATTAGATTTGAATTTGCCACAAGATGATTTTGAAACTATATCAGGATTTATTTTAGATTTATTAGGAAGAATACCCGCACCTGGCGAGATAATTAACTATAACAACCTAAATATGACTATTACTGAGGCAGATGAAAGGAGTATTCTTAAGGTTAAGATTTTTAAAAAGGAGAGATAACTAACAATGATTAATTTATTTTTGTTGACCCGGGAGAAAAAACTTATTACTGATTTTAAAGAAATCAATCTAACAGAGATTTTGAAGAATAATGACCATCTTTTATGGATTGATTTAATTGACCCGACAGATGAAGAAATTGGTATTTTGAGTGAAGATTTTAAATTTCATGAATTAGCCATTGAAGACTGTTTATTTCCACAAAGTCAACCTAAGGTAGATGATTTTGGGGATTACATCTTCATTGTTATTCAAGGGGTTAAAAAATATAGAGAGAATGGTGAGGAAGAATTAAAGACAGAAGACTTAAACATCTTTTTTGGTAAAAATTTTGTCGTAACCGTCCAGGAAGAACCATTTAAAAGTATTGCCAACCTCGCAAGTCGTTGTAAGCAAAATCCTATGTTTTTGGATAAAGGGTCTGATTTCCTGTTGCACGCGATTATTGATGGAGTAATTGATAGTTATCTGCCTTTTTTAGAAGAAATAGATGATAAAATTGAACAGGTAGAGGATGAAGTGCTGGTAAAACCAGGCAAGCAAGCGATAATGAATGAGATATTCTCGTTAAAAAAGCAAATTTTAGCCATTCGCAAGATAATTGGCCCACAACGGGCGGTGATAGGGTTGCTCTCAAGAAGGGATATACCGTTCATTAAACCTAATACACTTATTTATTATCGAGATATTTATGACCATTTAGTTCGCATCGGTGATACGATTGATATGTATCGAGACCTGACAACCAATATTTTAGAAATATATTTTTCCTGGACATCCAGTCGCTTAACCGAGGTAATGAAGGTATTGACATTAATTGCCACCATTATGATGCCACTGACCTTAATTACCAGTTATTACGGAATGAATATCAAACTACCAGAGTTTACCTGGGGATGTATTCGAAGTATGCCATTTGTCTGGGCATTACTAATTGGGACGACATTAGGATTATTAATGTTTTTTAGACATAGAAAATGGATATGAACAGTGATAGGGAGGGATGTCCTTGTTTCCTGAATTCACTTTCTCCCTGTAAATATAGCACTTATTAATCGAAATTTGTAAGCGTTCAGGTGGTGTAACAAAAGGAGATGTGGAGATTAAGGAGATAGGGAGATATTATTAAAAAAATTGAAATTAATAGAAACTAATAGAAATTTATGGAAATTTGTTGTTTTCCACAATCAATTTCTACCTATTTCTATAAATTTCAATCTATTTCTATTATCTTATCTCCATATCACTCTTATCTCCTTATCCCCTTTCTTACACTTTTGATATATAGCCTGAACGGTTACAAAAATTAGGATTTAAAAATGCCATTATATGCCACTAAAGGGATAGTCTTGCGAAATCAAGACTTAGGTGAAGCGGATAAAATAATTACCTTGTTCACTGAAAAATTTGGGAAATTAAAGGGAGTGGCTAAAGGTGTCCGCAAAACAACCAGTAAATTTGGGAGTAGTGTTGAGATTTTTACCTGCGCTGATTACCTGCTTTATGGAAAAGAAGGTAAAGACCTTGATATTATTACCCAGGCACAGATTATTCAATCATTTAAGGAAATCCGCGAGGATTTGAGTAAAATTACAACTGGCTCTTTTATTATTGAGTTGGTAGATACATTAGTGGCAGGCAGAGAAAAAGACCCATTATTATTTTCCCTTATCTTA
The genomic region above belongs to bacterium and contains:
- the corA gene encoding magnesium/cobalt transporter CorA, whose translation is MINLFLLTREKKLITDFKEINLTEILKNNDHLLWIDLIDPTDEEIGILSEDFKFHELAIEDCLFPQSQPKVDDFGDYIFIVIQGVKKYRENGEEELKTEDLNIFFGKNFVVTVQEEPFKSIANLASRCKQNPMFLDKGSDFLLHAIIDGVIDSYLPFLEEIDDKIEQVEDEVLVKPGKQAIMNEIFSLKKQILAIRKIIGPQRAVIGLLSRRDIPFIKPNTLIYYRDIYDHLVRIGDTIDMYRDLTTNILEIYFSWTSSRLTEVMKVLTLIATIMMPLTLITSYYGMNIKLPEFTWGCIRSMPFVWALLIGTTLGLLMFFRHRKWI
- a CDS encoding hemolysin family protein, producing MIPYLIISIIIILMCVLLAGFFSGMEMGFISINKIRLRHLVEKKYHRALIAHDLLKDTPLLLATLLVGINMAIITASCVTTSMSHLHKINPIYTEIILTFVILLIGEIIPKSIFRSHSTKLILSLIYPLKLIYSLLLPGVNLMTKITNPVINLWKGSDLKTKSPFVTKEELRLLISEGEEVGSLDEDEEEMLDGVFSLSTRRVKEVMTPRTDMVCFNIEDNISDILKEFEKHPHSRIPVYDETIDNIIGIIFIKDIFKFYEKGFEETSVIELIRFPYFVPTSKRIDKLLQEFQANHTQIAIVVDEYGGTAGLVTLEDLLEEIVGEIRDEYETKEIFIKALVDGIYLVDARTSIEMLNEELDLNLPQDDFETISGFILDLLGRIPAPGEIINYNNLNMTITEADERSILKVKIFKKER